From the genome of Leguminivora glycinivorella isolate SPB_JAAS2020 chromosome Z, LegGlyc_1.1, whole genome shotgun sequence, one region includes:
- the LOC125241943 gene encoding protein EFR3 homolog cmp44E-like isoform X1 codes for MDKLLPERSEATTTIMLEFFTDVALWPMDNFIAQTFEIVFYFTRQTITVFNLILTDVQRVASHNVEDARHRIRVLHDLLKSEHLMLETPKLLSLIKRLLNYYTNDIVDSNNKLVVNYKLRKGFEVCLRQIFERVTNQHRIEIIYTMLDWFSSLDKDHEDLLELSSLVQYAAELYEVGLFSDHLPEHLMIRLLDSFVGSTNPSHCLVGCRLVQHFLDRQLNAQYLVEPKLYYEITETQMKIGNNIKSDREFLRKHKEQIHENFILAVTEHYEDSTNVKAVFTVVCCMLLEVPCGMTAASVAFMMMVVQNFALQEQNIPLRCKHWMHAIVISVMSLICWVHKAPFLCRYVNQIMNRRAKEAPQLNPPLLQEYHVRNTNPWTNAELFFEDWELRYGLWKAFSVSPV; via the exons ATGGATAAGCTACTACCTGAACGCAGTGAAGCGACAACAACGATCATGCTCGAGTTTTTCACTGATGTCGCTTTATGGCCAATGGATAATTTCATTGCCCAAACTTTTGAGATAGTTTTTTACTTTACCCGCCAAACAATaactgtttttaatttaatactcACAGACGTCCAGCGCGTGGCGAGTCACAATGTTGAAGATGCCAGACATCGCATTAGAGTATTACACGACCTACTGAAGAGTGAGCATTTAATGTTGGAGACTCCAAAATTACTATCTTTAATAAAGCGGCTCTTGAATTACTATACAAATGATATAGTTGATAGCAACAACAAACTAgtagtaaattataaattgaggAAAGGGTTTGAGGTGTGCCTACGTCAGATTTTTGAAAGAGTTACTAATCAACACCGCATAGAAATCATATACACAATGTTGGACTGGTTCTCCTCGCTCGACAAGGATCACGAAGACTTGTTGGAGCTCTCATCGCTAGTTCAATATGCAGCGGAACTCTATGAAGTAGGCTTGTTCAGTGATCACCTGCCAGAACATCTCATGATTCGTCTCTTAGATTCTTTCGTTGGGTCGACGAATCCATCGCACTGTCTGGTTGGCTGCCGTTTAGTTCAACATTTTTTGGATAGACAACTAAACGCACAATATTTAGTGGAACCTAAATTGTACTATGAAATTACTGAG ACGCAAATGAAAATCGGAAATAACattaagagcgatagagagttTCTAAGGAAGCACAAAGAGCAAATTCACGAAAATTTCATTCTGGCTGTAACGGAGCACTATGAAGATAGTACTAATGTGAAGGCTGTGTTCACTGTAGTGTGTTGCATGCTCTTGGAAGTGCCGTGTGGCATGACCGCAGCGTCGGTCGCCTTCATGATGATGGTCGTGCAAAATTTTGCACTCCAGGAACAGAACATTCCGCTTAGATGTAAACACTGGATGCACGCCATTGTTATTTCTGTCATGTCCCTTATTTGCTGGGTGCACAAAGCGCCATTTTTGTGCCGCTATGTGAACCAAATAATGAATCGACGTGCAAAGGAGGCTCCTCAGTTAAATCCACCCTTGCTACAAGAATACCACGTGAGAAATACAAACCCGTGGACAAATGCAGAACTATTCTTCGAGGATTGGGAATTAAGATACGGATTGTGGAAAGCTTTTTCAGTTTCGCCAG tataa
- the LOC125241943 gene encoding protein EFR3 homolog cmp44E-like isoform X2: MLETPKLLSLIKRLLNYYTNDIVDSNNKLVVNYKLRKGFEVCLRQIFERVTNQHRIEIIYTMLDWFSSLDKDHEDLLELSSLVQYAAELYEVGLFSDHLPEHLMIRLLDSFVGSTNPSHCLVGCRLVQHFLDRQLNAQYLVEPKLYYEITETQMKIGNNIKSDREFLRKHKEQIHENFILAVTEHYEDSTNVKAVFTVVCCMLLEVPCGMTAASVAFMMMVVQNFALQEQNIPLRCKHWMHAIVISVMSLICWVHKAPFLCRYVNQIMNRRAKEAPQLNPPLLQEYHVRNTNPWTNAELFFEDWELRYGLWKAFSVSPV, encoded by the exons ATGTTGGAGACTCCAAAATTACTATCTTTAATAAAGCGGCTCTTGAATTACTATACAAATGATATAGTTGATAGCAACAACAAACTAgtagtaaattataaattgaggAAAGGGTTTGAGGTGTGCCTACGTCAGATTTTTGAAAGAGTTACTAATCAACACCGCATAGAAATCATATACACAATGTTGGACTGGTTCTCCTCGCTCGACAAGGATCACGAAGACTTGTTGGAGCTCTCATCGCTAGTTCAATATGCAGCGGAACTCTATGAAGTAGGCTTGTTCAGTGATCACCTGCCAGAACATCTCATGATTCGTCTCTTAGATTCTTTCGTTGGGTCGACGAATCCATCGCACTGTCTGGTTGGCTGCCGTTTAGTTCAACATTTTTTGGATAGACAACTAAACGCACAATATTTAGTGGAACCTAAATTGTACTATGAAATTACTGAG ACGCAAATGAAAATCGGAAATAACattaagagcgatagagagttTCTAAGGAAGCACAAAGAGCAAATTCACGAAAATTTCATTCTGGCTGTAACGGAGCACTATGAAGATAGTACTAATGTGAAGGCTGTGTTCACTGTAGTGTGTTGCATGCTCTTGGAAGTGCCGTGTGGCATGACCGCAGCGTCGGTCGCCTTCATGATGATGGTCGTGCAAAATTTTGCACTCCAGGAACAGAACATTCCGCTTAGATGTAAACACTGGATGCACGCCATTGTTATTTCTGTCATGTCCCTTATTTGCTGGGTGCACAAAGCGCCATTTTTGTGCCGCTATGTGAACCAAATAATGAATCGACGTGCAAAGGAGGCTCCTCAGTTAAATCCACCCTTGCTACAAGAATACCACGTGAGAAATACAAACCCGTGGACAAATGCAGAACTATTCTTCGAGGATTGGGAATTAAGATACGGATTGTGGAAAGCTTTTTCAGTTTCGCCAG tataa
- the LOC125241940 gene encoding protein doublesex-like → MDLSKYLAVLVMLLVDGGESGGHGEKHHDHVKVHVPEFIHHDHHTKVITIHHHHYKPKKEHHHHHHHHHHKPHIPHGHHYHHVKKVHKKKTESKGHHGHHGHHGHHGHHGHHGHHHGHHGHHGHHGHHGGHHHHDIPSSYFPQHDVPSFSYDPTPTTFEEDFGGYSPAAPAYGAPSFIPRTPQVHGITHTVKQVKVFDSLPGGLPSITNGHAAGGGGYQVTEEGDEEDDAFTAIDGLQQSFPGTFAFVQNAAPEPASNDIFSSLAPQSTSQVASHDPFAESPTPTAFSGNEFTSPSVQAPLSSLAPTENVLPSAQSTPEFPVTFQAAPSGFDDPANAFAAAPSGSTALSPEDKAVNDIVSYSRVAGIQQTINTGGHETVVY, encoded by the exons ATGGATTTGAGTAAATACCTTGCAGTGCTGGTGATGCTTCTGGTGGACGGCGGCGAGAGCGGTGGACACGGGGAGAAACATCA TGATCATGTGAAAGTACACGTACCCGAGTTTATTCACCACGATCACCATACAAAAGTGATAACGATTCACCATCATCACTATAAACCAAAGAAGGAACATCACCATCACCACCACCATCACCATCACAAACCCCACATTCCTCACGGACACCACTACCATCATGTGAAGAAGGTACACAAAAAGAAGACGGAGAGCAAAGGACACCATGGTCACCACGGCCACCACGGTCACCATGGGCACCACGGTCACCACGGGCACCACCACGGGCACCACGGCCATCACGGCCATCACGGCCACCACGGTGGTCATCATCACCACGACATCCCCTCGTCGTATTTCCCTCAACACGATGTCCCTTCATTTAGCTACGACCCCACGCCCACGACTTTTGAAGAGGACTTCGGTGGCTACAGCCCCGCAGCGCCGGCTTACGGTGCGCCCTCATTCATTCCTCGGACGCCACAGGTCCATGGCATAACACACACTGTCAAGCAGGTCAAAGTGTTCGATTCGTTGCCGGGGGGCTTACCAAGTATCACGAACGGTCACGCCGCCGGCGGCGGTGGCTATCAAGTGACAGAAGAAGGAGATGAAGAAGATGACGCTTTTACAGCAATAGATGGACTTCAACAAAGTTTTCCCGGTACGTTCGCTTTCGTCCAAAACGCGGCGCCGGAACCGGCATCTAACGATATATTTTCCTCTCTGGCTCCCCAAAGCACAAGTCAGGTTGCCAGTCACGATCCGTTTGCGGAGTCACCCACGCCTACGGCGTTTAGCGGGAACGAATTCACCAGCCCCTCGGTTCAGGCTCCGCTGTCTTCTTTAGCGCCGACCGAGAACGTTCTGCCCAGCGCTCAGTCGACTCCAGAGTTCCCGGTGACATTCCAAGCGGCCCCGTCCGGGTTTGACGATCCGGCGAACGCGTTCGCGGCGGCGCCGTCCGGCAGCACGGCGCTCTCGCCCGAGGACAAGGCGGTGAACGACATCGTGTCCTACTCCCGGGTCGCCGGCATACAGCAAACTATCAACACCGGAGGACACGAGACTGTGGTCTATTAG
- the LOC125241942 gene encoding uncharacterized protein LOC125241942 encodes MDCRTVLLLSLVVLMAVLLSSSEGRKKKVVIHVPYKVKKIKHTHTVYKTIHHHHTHHDHVEPLLALAPSEEHEHFHHMHLHDEGQHSQPVPGIGIPEFLPDVPLDAPDDHDLPLLPNRHVIPLYRRKKN; translated from the exons ATGGATTGCCGAACAGTG TTATTGCTCAGTTTAGTCGTCCTAATGGCAGTGCTGCTCAGTTCATCTGAAGG GCGCAAAAAGAAAGTAGTCATCCACGTGCCCTACAAAGTGAAGAAGATAAAGCACACGCACACAGTGTACAAGACGATACACCACCATCACACGCACCACGACCACGTGGAGCCGCTGCTCGCGCTCGCGCCCTCGGAGGAGCACGAGCACTTCCACCACATGCACCTGCACGACGAGGGCCAGCACAGCCAGCCCGTGCCGGGCATCGGCATCCCGGAGTTCCTGCCCGACGTGCCGCTCGACGCGCCCGACGACCACGACCTGCCGCTGCTGCCCAATCGACATGTCATCCCGCtttatagaagaaaaaaaaattag